The following coding sequences are from one Bos mutus isolate GX-2022 chromosome 22, NWIPB_WYAK_1.1, whole genome shotgun sequence window:
- the IGHMBP2 gene encoding DNA-binding protein SMUBP-2, which produces MASTPVESFVTKQLELLELERDAEVEERRSWQENVSLKELQSRGVCLLKLQVSSQRTGLYGRLLITLEPRRCVSAAVLPSNSFTSGDIVGLYDESGQLATGILTRITQKAVTVAFDESHDSQLSLDQEHSYRLLKLANDVTYKRLKKALISLKKHHAGPASSLIEVLFGASDPSPPSETPPLTFCNPALDASQQEAVLFALSQKELAIIHGPPGTGKTTTVVEIILQAVKRGSKVLCCAPSNVAVDNLVERLAQWKQRILRLGHPARLLDSIQQHSLDAVLARSDSARIVADIRRDIDQAWAKNRKTQDKREKSNFRDEIKLLRKELKDREEAAMLESLAAANVVLATNTGASADGPLKLLPDSHFDMVVIDECAQALEASCWIPLLKARKCILAGDHKQLPPTIVSHKAALAGLSLSLMERLAERHGAGALRMLTVQYRMHQAIARWASEALYHGQLTAHPSVAGHLLRDLPGVAATEETGVPLLLVDTAGCGLLELEEDDEQSKGNPGEVRLVSLHVQALVDAGVRAADIAVITPYNLQVDLLRQSLAHRLPELEIRSVDGFQGREKEAVILSFVRSNRKGEVGFLAEDRRINVAVTRARRHVAVVCDSRTVSNHAFLKTLVGYLTEHGEVRTAFEYLDDIVPENYSHEGAQAGGKPRGSAATARRAPGGTGPGRKKPSGAPLGSSEPQPQPSLNGGGGWEGAGSRDGADSFRAAIVELVESEKTQLEFPASLNPHDRLRVHQIAEEFGLRHDSTGKGRERFITVSKRPPPTPEAPPTPAGPDGRAPLRPETPSCKQPEPPVRDSSGRDQPDLKALHLERLQRAGAQQEQRAREGPRAPGPAPRKLPEKKKKKDARGPAAIELPAEEDFDALVLAAIKADNTCGFAKCTASVVTLGQLCLHCGHRYCLSHHLPEVHGCGERARAHARQRISREGVLYPGSGTKDRSLDPAKRAQLQRRLDKKLDELTGQRRSKRKEKGK; this is translated from the exons ATGGCCTCGACACCTGTGGAGAGCTTCGTGACCAAGCAGTTGGAACTGCTGGAGCTCGAGAGAGACGCGGAGGTCGAGGAGCGCAG ATCCTGGCAGGAAAATGTCTCTCTGAAGGAACTCCAGAGCCGAGGCGTCTGTTTGCTGAAGCTGCAGGTATCCAGCCAGCGGACCGGGCTGTACGGACGGCTGCTCATTACCCTCGAGCCCAGGAGATGCGTATCTGCAGCTGTGCTTCCTAGTAACAGCTTTACTTCCG GTGACATCGTGGGTCTGTATGACGAAAGCGGTCAGCTGGCCACTGGGATCCTGACCCGCATCACCCAGAAAGCGGTCACCGTGGCCTTTGATGAGTCCCACGATTCCCAGCTGAGTTTGGACCAAGAGCATTCCTACAGATTGTTGAAGCTTGCCAACGACGTGACTTACAAGCGACTGAAAAA AGCTCTGATTTCCCTAAAGAAGCATCATGCTGGCCCTGCGTCCTCACTCATAGAGGTCCTCTTCGGCGCATCGGACCCCAGTCCTCCCAGCGAGACAC CCCCGCTGACCTTCTGCAACCCCGCCCTGGACGCCTCCCAGCAGGAAGCGGTCCTGTTCGCGCTGTCCCAGAAGGAACTCGCCATTATCCATGGGCCCCCGGGCACTGGGAAGACCACCACCGTGGTGGAGATCATCCTTCAAGCTGTGAAACGGGGCTCAAAG GTTCTGTGCTGTGCACCCTCTAACGTCGCTGTGGACAACTTGGTGGAGCGGCTGGCCCAGTGGAAGCAGAGGATTCTCCGCCTCGGCCACCCAGCCCGCCTCCTGGACTCCATCCAGCAGCACTCGCTGGACGCAGTCTTAGCGCGCAGCGACAGCGCCCGGATCGTGGCCGACATCAGGAGGGACATCGACCAGGCCTGG gCGAAAAACAGAAAGACCCAGGATAAGAGAGAGAAGAGTAATTTTCGAGATGAAATCAAGCTGCTGAGGAaggagctgaaggacagggaggaggcAGCCATGCTGGAGAGCCTGGCGGCGGCCAATGTGGTCCTCGCCACAAACACGG GCGCCTCTGCGGATGGCCCGCTAAAGCTGCTGCCCGACAGCCACTTTGACATGGTGGTCATCGACGAGTGTGCCCAGGCCCTGGAAGCCAGCTGCTGGATCCCCCTGCTGAAGGCCCGGAAGTGCATCCTGGCCGGAGACCACAAGCAGCTGCCTCCCACCATCGTCTCCCACAA GGCCGCGCTGGCGGGGCTGTCGCTCAGCCTGATGGAGCGCCTGGCGGAGCGGCACGGAGCCGGGGCGCTGCGGATGCTGACGGTGCAGTACCGCATGCACCAGGCCATCGCGCGCTGGGCCTCGGAGGCCCTGTACCACGGGCAGCTCACCGCCCACCCTTCCGTGGCCGGGCACCTCCTGAG GGACCTCCCGGGCGTGGCGGCCACCGAGGAGACGGGCGTGCCCCTGCTGCTGGTGGACACGGCTGGCTGtgggctgctggagctggaggaggacGACGAGCAGTCCAAAGGAAACCCCG GTGAAGTGCGCCTCGTCAGCCTGCACGTCCAGGCGCTGGTGGACGCGGGCGTCCGGGCCGCCGACATCGCCGTCATCACGCCGTACAACCTGCAG GTGGACCTGCTCAGACAGAGCCTCGCACACAGGCTCCCGGAGCTTGAGATAAGGTCCGTCGATGGCTTCCAGGGCCGGGAGAAGGAGGCTGTGATCCTGTCCTTCGTCAGATCCAACAGGAAAG GTGAAGTGGGCTTCCTCGCCGAGGACCGGCGCATCAACGTGGCGGTCACCCGCGCGCGGCGGCACGTGGCCGTGGTCTGTGACTCCCGCACCGTCAGCAACCACGCCTTCctgaagaccctggtgggctacctcACGGAGCACGGCGAGGTGCGCACGGCCTTTGAGTATCTTGACGACATCGTCCCCGAGAACTACTCCCACGAGGGTGCCCAGGCAGGCGGAAAACCCCGGGGCTCTGCCGCGACAGCCAGGAGGGCCCCCGGGGGGACCGGGCCGGGCCGGAAGAAGCCGAGCGGGGCGCCCTTGGGCTCCTCTGAGCCGCAGCCTCAGCCCAGCCTCAATGGAGGCGGCGGCTGGGAGGGTGCCGGGAGCAGAGACGGCGCAGACAGCTTCAGGGCCGCGATTGTGGAGTTGGTGGAGAGTGAGAAGACGCAGCTGGAGTTCCCTGCCTCCCTGAACCCGCACGACAGGCTGCGGGTCCACCAGATCGCGGAGGAGTTCGGGCTGAGGCACGACAGCACCGGGAAGGGGAGGGAACGCTTCATCACGGTGAGCAAGAGGCCCCCGCCCACCCCCGAGGCGCCGCCCACCCCCGCGGGGCCCGATGGCAGAGCCCCTCTGCGTCCGGAGACCCCCAGCTGCAAGCAGCCGGAGCCCCCTGTCAGGGACTCGAGCGGCCGGGACCAGCCGGACCTGAAGGCGCTGCACCTGGAGAGACTGCAGAGGGCGGGGGCCCAGCAGGAGCAGCGGGCCAGGGAGGGGCCCCGAGCCCCGGGCCCTGCGCCCCGCAAGTTaccagaaaagaagaagaagaaagatgcGAGAG GACCCGCGGCCATAGAACTGCCCGCTGAGGAGGACTTTGATGCCCTGGTCTTGGCTGCCATCAAGGCGGACAACACCTGCGGCTTCGCCAAGTGCACGGCCAGCGTCGTGACCCTGGGCCAGCTCTGCTTGCACTGCGGCCACCGCTACTGCCTCAGCCACCACCTGCCCGAG GTCCATGGTTGTGGGGAGAGGGCTCGCGCCCACGCTCGGCAGAGGATCAGCCGGGAAGGGGTCCTCTACCCCGGCAGTGGGACCAAGGACAGGTCCCTGGACCCCGCCAAGCGGGCCCAGCTGCA